Proteins co-encoded in one Lucilia cuprina isolate Lc7/37 chromosome X, ASM2204524v1, whole genome shotgun sequence genomic window:
- the LOC124419891 gene encoding uncharacterized protein LOC124419891, translating to MHASKKTGKSKLEILNQQKNTVLNNINRVRRSIKEKTISFNPLELECRLDILNSYIEQTMTYQSEIDILDPENDERSAVEDLCVSTKCLLLGYLTPSRSQSSHDTTIGYPTHHSSLPKMKLPKFSGKYSEYKNFISLFESLVDHDMSLTEIEKFNHFISCLSDEAVGTVKAYQITEQNYSKALASLKRVYDIPCLIFFDNIRQLFHLPEITKPSSSALRSMIDTVSAVYDPLLSIGDDKAIANAIIIWL from the coding sequence atgcaCGCATCAAAGAAAACTGGTAAAAGCAAACTGGAAATTCTAAATCAACAGAAGAATACAGTTTTGAATAATATTAATCGCGTTCGGCGATCTATAAAGGAAAAAACGATTTCTTTTAATCCACTTGAATTGGAATGTCGACTCgatatattaaattcatatattgAACAGACAATGACTTATCAGTCAGAAATCGACATTTTAGATCCTGAGAACGATGAAAGATCTGCTGTTGAAGACTTGTGTGTGTCTACTAAATGTCTACTTCTTGGATATTTGACACCGAGTCGAAGTCAAAGCAGCCATGATACTACTATTGGTTATCCAACCCACCACAGCAGTCTTCCTAAAATGAAATTACCAAAATTTAGCGGCAAGTACTCAGagtacaaaaatttcattagttTGTTTGAGAGTTTAGTTGATCATGACATGTCGCTTACTGAAATCGAAAAGTTCAATCATTTCATTTCATGTCTCTCTGATGAAGCTGTAGGTACTGTGAAGGCTTATCAAATTACTGAACAGAACTATTCCAAAGCTTTAGCAAGTTTGAAACGGGTTTATGATATTCCTTGCCTTATATTTTTCGACAATATTAGACAATTGTTTCACTTGCCCGAAATAACGAAACCTTCGTCTTCAGCTTTGAGGAGCATGATTGACACAGTTTCGGCAGTATATGATCCACTGTTATCAATTGGTGATGACAAAGCTATCGCAAACGCTATAATCATATGGTTATGA
- the LOC124419898 gene encoding uncharacterized protein LOC124419898, whose protein sequence is MNLHTSWENFKTNLSKIDNIEVPRHVLTSSHSTSEIHGFADASMRAYGCCIYVRSRVANQITCRLLTAKSKVAPLKTKSLPRLELCAAHLLAKLWAKVRTLLSCNIKSVTFWTDSEITLHWIKTHPSTLATFVSNRVADIQELSDQIVWRHVPSRDNPADIVSRGCNVDDLNDSIWFKGPEFLLSESNEWPENQHFTLNDQQMSLEKRKTNVFFAVKDSNSIIELINKHSSYLKLIRVFSYVLRFIQRCRKKELDISTVTPTANEMNWSFLKIVEIIQNDDYSQEIKKLQNSQVLQSNLQKLNPFIHEFNDHNRTFSLIRLED, encoded by the exons ATGAATCTTCACACATCctgggaaaattttaaaacaaatttgtcaaaaattgatAATATTGAAGTTCCCCGCCATGTATTAACAAGTTCGCATTCTACTAGCGAAATTCATGGTTTCGCTGATGCCTCAATGAGAGCATATGGATGTTGCATCTATGTTCGAAGTAGAGTGGCTAATCAAATCACTTGTCGTTTGCTAACAGCAAAATCTAAAGTCGCTCCTTTGAAAACTAAGTCGCTACCTCGACTTGAGCTTTGTGCAGCACATTTATTAGCGAAATTATGGGCTAAGGTGAGAACTCTATTATCGTGTAACATTAAAAGCGTTACGTTCTGGACTGATTCTGAAATAACTCTACATTGGATTAAAACTCATCCATCAACCCTAGCAACATTTGTATCAAATCGTGTTGCAGACATTCAGGAATTGTCAGACCAAATTGTTTGGCGACATGTTCCTTCACGGGACAATCCGGCTGATATTGTATCTAGAGGTTGCAATGTCGATGATCTCAATGACTCAATTTGGTTCAAGGGCCCGGAATTCTTGCTTAGTGAAAGTAATGAATGGCCAGAAAATCAACATTTTACGTTGAACGATCAACAAATGTCATTagagaaaagaaaaaccaaTGTATTTTTTGCTGTCAAAGATTCCAATTCGATAATAGAGCTGATTAATAAACATTCATCCTACCTTAAGTTGATTCGAGTGTTTTCGTATGTATTACGTTTCATCCAGCGCTGTCGTAAAAAAGAATTGGATATCTCAACCGTAACCCCAACAGCAAATGAGATGAATTGGTCATTCCTTAAAATAGTGGAAATCATACAGAACGATGATTATTcgcaagaaattaaaaaacttcaGAATTCACAAGTCTTGCAATCAAATTTGCAAAAGCTGAATCCATTTATTCACGAATTTAATGATCACAATCGAACATTTTCACTAATCAGG cttgAGGATTAA